One window of Melioribacteraceae bacterium 4301-Me genomic DNA carries:
- the menH gene encoding 2-succinyl-6-hydroxy-2,4-cyclohexadiene-1-carboxylate synthase: MKIKVGKLTFNLIIGKRSKKNLIPVIMIHGFGGNANDWNFIFKKLPDNFFYVAVDLIGHGKSASPKNPKYYSAEAIVNQLKSIFDILQLDKFILIGYSMGGRVALSYVSKYPDQIIALILESTSPGIINKNERIKRLNFDKQLSKSITKNNLKNFFADWYKQPIFSSLAKNTAVDLNKLISGKLKSSATGLKNILTEFSPGTMPSYWSLLKKINFPVLLLNGSIDKKYNSINKRALKLLKYGTHKVIKGAGHNSHLEKPEDFIKFVNQFLKKYERTKK, translated from the coding sequence ATGAAAATTAAAGTAGGTAAATTAACTTTCAACTTGATAATAGGAAAACGAAGCAAAAAAAATTTAATTCCTGTTATCATGATTCACGGTTTTGGCGGCAATGCAAATGATTGGAATTTTATTTTTAAAAAGCTTCCAGATAATTTTTTTTACGTTGCTGTTGATTTAATTGGACATGGCAAAAGTGCTTCCCCTAAAAACCCAAAATATTATTCCGCTGAGGCAATTGTAAATCAACTAAAAAGTATTTTCGACATTTTACAATTAGATAAATTTATTTTGATAGGATATTCTATGGGGGGACGCGTTGCATTAAGTTATGTTTCTAAATACCCTGATCAAATTATTGCTCTTATCTTAGAAAGTACTTCGCCTGGCATTATTAATAAGAACGAACGAATTAAGAGATTAAATTTCGATAAGCAGCTTTCTAAAAGCATTACAAAAAATAATCTAAAAAACTTTTTTGCTGATTGGTATAAGCAGCCAATTTTTAGTTCACTTGCAAAAAATACAGCAGTTGATTTAAATAAATTGATTAGTGGAAAATTAAAGTCATCTGCTACAGGTTTAAAAAATATTTTAACTGAATTTTCTCCTGGAACAATGCCGAGCTACTGGAGTTTACTAAAAAAAATTAATTTTCCAGTTTTATTATTGAATGGTTCGATCGACAAAAAATATAACTCAATTAATAAGCGTGCTTTGAAATTATTAAAATACGGTACACATAAAGTTATTAAAGGTGCCGGGCACAATTCTCATTTAGAAAAACCTGAGGATTTTATTAAGTTTGTAAACCAATTTTTAAAAAAATATGAAAGAACTAAGAAATGA
- the menC gene encoding o-succinylbenzoate synthase has protein sequence MKIKEVKYTQYSLPFAKSFLTAKQEITNREGIILQLKDDNNNISYGEAAPLPEFNKESISQVIDQISLITKKIKNITFDEYFSNTVNFIDELNLFPSLRFALEQALLGLYFNIEKDLMIHQLKIKNNSLIPVNAVFGIGNAESVFKQISKDVESGFETIKLKLSKNNFSEEEKLIKMIRNDFGGSIKIRLDANSSWTYDQAYANLECLAEFDIEYIEEPCINVEDSLKLIKNSPIPIALDENVKSFDLLDLFVKEGKVKFLVLKPMTLGSVYNLLQFIHKASQNNVVVIISSLFETVVGRSALVFLSSTITHEHAHGIGIAEYFEKDIYHDPYEIKNGLIKFDAESYPPTFNLENLFE, from the coding sequence ATGAAAATAAAAGAAGTTAAATACACTCAATATTCATTGCCCTTTGCAAAATCGTTCTTGACTGCAAAACAAGAAATTACAAACAGGGAAGGAATAATTTTACAATTAAAAGATGACAACAATAACATTTCTTATGGCGAAGCTGCTCCACTTCCTGAATTCAATAAAGAATCAATTTCACAAGTAATCGACCAAATTTCGTTAATTACAAAAAAAATTAAAAACATAACTTTCGATGAATATTTTTCTAATACTGTTAATTTTATTGATGAATTAAATTTGTTCCCTTCGCTTCGTTTTGCACTTGAACAAGCTCTGCTTGGCTTATATTTCAATATTGAAAAAGACTTAATGATTCACCAGCTGAAAATTAAAAATAATTCCTTAATACCTGTCAACGCTGTTTTTGGAATTGGAAATGCTGAGAGCGTCTTTAAACAAATATCCAAAGACGTTGAATCGGGCTTCGAGACAATAAAATTAAAACTAAGCAAAAATAATTTTAGTGAAGAAGAAAAACTAATTAAAATGATTCGCAATGACTTCGGCGGAAGTATAAAAATTAGATTAGATGCCAATAGTTCTTGGACGTACGACCAGGCTTATGCAAATTTAGAATGCCTTGCCGAATTTGATATTGAGTATATTGAAGAACCCTGCATTAACGTTGAGGATTCACTAAAGTTAATTAAAAATTCACCCATCCCCATAGCATTGGATGAAAACGTAAAATCATTCGACTTGTTAGACTTGTTTGTAAAAGAAGGTAAGGTAAAATTTCTTGTATTAAAACCAATGACGCTTGGCAGTGTTTATAATTTGCTTCAATTTATTCATAAAGCTTCTCAAAACAATGTTGTAGTTATTATTTCCTCTTTGTTCGAAACAGTTGTGGGAAGAAGTGCACTTGTTTTTTTATCTTCTACAATAACACACGAACATGCACATGGAATTGGAATAGCAGAATATTTTGAAAAGGATATTTATCATGATCCTTATGAAATAAAAAATGGCTTGATAAAATTTGATGCTGAATCGTATCCACCGACTTTTAATTTAGAAAATCTTTTTGAATGA
- a CDS encoding transposase, producing MKHERKRTRLIDYDYSSPHYYFVTICTKNKKNLFGDVINSKVVLNKNGIVVKELWLRIVEHFTNVELDEYILMPNHFHGIIIIYDKVGLRSPQTEIKTKNFSLSQIIAYFKYQTTKRINLIEGVEGRVIWQRSFYDRIIRNEKELEKIRHYIHYNAIKWDEDKGDGNLEI from the coding sequence ATGAAACACGAAAGAAAAAGAACACGATTAATTGACTATGACTATTCAAGCCCTCATTATTATTTTGTGACTATTTGTACTAAAAATAAAAAAAATCTCTTTGGAGATGTAATAAATTCAAAGGTTGTATTAAATAAAAATGGGATAGTAGTAAAAGAGTTATGGTTAAGAATAGTTGAACATTTTACAAACGTTGAACTTGATGAATATATTTTAATGCCAAATCATTTTCATGGGATAATAATTATATATGACAAAGTTGGATTGAGGTCTCCTCAGACGGAAATAAAAACTAAGAACTTTTCTTTAAGTCAAATCATAGCATATTTCAAATATCAAACGACGAAGAGGATAAATCTAATAGAAGGGGTTGAAGGAAGGGTTATTTGGCAGAGGTCATTTTATGATAGGATAATACGAAATGAAAAGGAACTTGAGAAAATTCGGCATTACATTCATTACAATGCGATTAAATGGGATGAGGACAAAGGGGATGGAAATTTAGAAATATAA
- the menD gene encoding 2-succinyl-5-enolpyruvyl-6-hydroxy-3-cyclohexene-1-carboxylic-acid synthase, giving the protein MNVSVNRNTIWCELFVNILQQNSIKNVCISPGSRSTPLTYSVAINNYFKKYVLTDERNSGFFALGLAKSINSTVAVITTSGTAVAELYPSIIEAFYQRIPLLICTADRPFYLRNTGANQTINQENIFKNHIRHFYDANLPNLQMKNLIRFQVNLQKAIKIACEQKGPVHINFQFEKPFEPDSYTDIISSRTIKKIFQLNNLVQNSAGKRTTLKKDTLKLIEHVERGLIFCGFANYSKDFFYHCVRLSKYLNFPIVADGASGLRFGPQVNENIIENFNSLLKSKKFLENINPELIIQFGGAPTSNAMLDFFKNVNAEKIIVNEFGDKNDPSLTAKHFLKIHPADFISEVLNKIEKKNSNYWITKLEFLNQLAETHKVNFLSPIEEFFEGKVITELIDALPDKCNLMVSNSLPIRDVDFFAQKTKKKINIFVNRGASGIDGIISTALGIKADSRKLPTYLLIGDLAFMHDFNSLFNSIKLSLPITIILINNNGGGIFKSLPISSYGKTFKNYFLTPHNISFAQLINGLGCNYHQIKNWNDFKKQILTSSKKQKLSVLELRTNALESKLIRNKFWKSVAKEIDNQFDEN; this is encoded by the coding sequence ATGAATGTTTCTGTAAATCGCAATACAATCTGGTGCGAGCTTTTTGTAAATATACTTCAACAAAATTCTATAAAAAATGTTTGTATTTCACCGGGTTCAAGAAGTACGCCTTTAACTTACTCAGTTGCTATAAATAATTACTTTAAAAAGTACGTTTTAACAGATGAACGTAACAGCGGCTTCTTTGCTTTAGGCTTGGCTAAAAGTATTAATTCGACGGTAGCTGTTATTACTACATCAGGTACTGCTGTAGCTGAATTGTATCCTTCCATTATCGAGGCTTTTTACCAGCGCATTCCGCTTTTAATTTGTACTGCAGATAGACCTTTTTATTTGCGAAATACAGGTGCAAATCAAACAATCAACCAGGAAAACATTTTTAAAAATCATATACGTCATTTTTATGATGCTAATTTGCCTAATCTGCAAATGAAAAATTTGATAAGATTTCAGGTTAATCTTCAAAAAGCAATAAAAATTGCATGTGAACAAAAAGGACCTGTCCACATTAACTTCCAGTTTGAAAAGCCTTTTGAGCCTGATAGTTATACTGATATAATAAGCAGCAGAACCATTAAAAAAATTTTTCAATTGAATAATCTTGTACAAAACTCGGCGGGTAAAAGAACAACGCTTAAAAAAGACACACTTAAGCTGATAGAACATGTAGAGAGAGGTTTGATATTTTGCGGCTTTGCTAATTATAGTAAAGATTTTTTTTATCATTGCGTAAGACTGTCAAAATACTTGAACTTTCCAATTGTAGCTGATGGCGCTTCGGGCTTAAGATTTGGTCCCCAAGTAAATGAAAACATAATTGAAAATTTTAATTCACTGTTAAAATCAAAAAAGTTTCTCGAGAACATTAATCCTGAACTAATTATCCAATTTGGCGGTGCACCCACTTCAAATGCAATGCTTGATTTTTTTAAAAATGTTAACGCTGAGAAAATAATTGTAAATGAATTTGGTGATAAGAACGACCCTTCTCTTACAGCTAAACATTTTTTAAAAATTCATCCAGCTGATTTTATTTCTGAAGTGCTTAATAAAATTGAAAAGAAAAACAGTAACTATTGGATAACAAAATTAGAGTTCTTAAATCAACTTGCAGAAACACATAAAGTAAATTTTTTATCACCCATCGAAGAGTTTTTTGAAGGTAAAGTGATAACAGAGTTAATTGATGCCCTGCCAGATAAATGTAATTTAATGGTATCTAATAGTTTGCCAATTAGGGATGTTGATTTCTTTGCACAAAAAACAAAAAAGAAAATAAATATTTTTGTTAACCGCGGTGCAAGCGGCATTGACGGGATTATTTCTACGGCTTTGGGAATTAAAGCTGACAGTAGAAAATTGCCAACATATTTATTGATAGGCGATTTAGCTTTTATGCACGATTTTAATTCGCTTTTTAATTCAATTAAGCTTTCACTGCCAATAACAATAATTTTAATTAATAACAACGGCGGTGGAATTTTTAAATCGCTTCCTATCTCAAGTTATGGTAAGACATTTAAGAATTATTTCTTAACGCCGCATAATATATCTTTTGCACAATTAATAAACGGGCTTGGGTGTAATTATCATCAAATAAAAAATTGGAATGACTTTAAAAAACAAATTTTAACTTCTTCTAAAAAACAAAAGCTTTCCGTTCTTGAACTTAGAACTAATGCCCTTGAATCCAAGCTGATAAGAAATAAATTCTGGAAGTCAGTCGCCAAAGAAATCGATAATCAGTTCGATGAAAATTAA
- the menE gene encoding o-succinylbenzoate--CoA ligase, with product MINITNNKFWLEEQAKLAANNIAVATNSKNLTYKELLAKVNKVCTFLREIKISHNDKVALLYENNLDFILITLALWKINAVPVPMNIRLTINELKTQLDFLGPKYVLIQPKLFASFEKFPNSIEFKADENSPLRGLYNRLNEKKSPLVFNKTNTALIMFTSGSSGRPKAVVHTFESLYNSAKASDSIINLQPDDKFLASLPFYHIGGFMIFVRTLLAGSTVVLPKSFSSNVLLRYINKFGVNYLSIVGKTLKEFVERKVSLPKSLKYLFVGGGPVDENLCLDAVKKGWPVIKVYGSTETCSMCTAILPNDILLKPSSSGKPLLKNRIVIKKYNPSEAYGEIVVKSNSLFKEYYKNKKLTQIKLQNKFYFTGDYGYVDEDGYVYIKFKREDLIVTGGENVDPNEVKTAIEKINCVKETYVFGIDDKKWGQKICAAVVLKRNSTITQEELKTLLRKKLAGYKIPKEIFFLKKLPKTELGKVIKTELLNLAILKIV from the coding sequence ATGATTAATATTACTAACAACAAATTTTGGCTGGAAGAACAAGCTAAATTAGCCGCAAATAATATCGCTGTTGCCACTAATTCAAAAAACCTTACTTATAAAGAACTGCTTGCCAAAGTAAATAAAGTATGCACTTTCCTAAGAGAGATAAAAATCTCACATAACGATAAAGTGGCTCTACTTTATGAAAATAACTTGGACTTTATTCTAATTACCCTTGCATTATGGAAAATTAATGCTGTCCCAGTTCCAATGAATATACGTCTTACCATAAATGAATTAAAAACTCAATTAGATTTTTTAGGCCCGAAGTATGTCCTAATTCAGCCTAAATTGTTTGCTTCTTTCGAGAAATTTCCTAATTCAATTGAATTTAAAGCCGATGAGAATTCACCACTTCGTGGTTTGTATAATCGATTAAACGAAAAAAAATCTCCGCTTGTTTTTAACAAAACTAATACAGCGTTAATTATGTTCACTTCAGGCTCAAGCGGCAGACCAAAAGCAGTTGTTCATACATTTGAGAGTTTGTATAACTCTGCTAAAGCCTCGGATTCAATTATTAATCTTCAACCAGACGATAAGTTCTTAGCATCCCTTCCTTTTTATCACATCGGCGGATTTATGATTTTTGTCCGCACCTTATTAGCAGGCTCCACTGTGGTTCTGCCTAAATCTTTTTCTTCAAATGTTCTCTTAAGATACATAAACAAATTTGGTGTGAACTACCTGTCAATAGTAGGTAAAACCTTAAAAGAATTTGTAGAAAGAAAAGTGAGCTTGCCCAAAAGTCTAAAATATCTTTTTGTAGGCGGGGGACCGGTAGATGAAAATTTATGCTTAGATGCAGTAAAAAAAGGGTGGCCTGTAATTAAAGTCTACGGCTCAACTGAAACCTGTTCAATGTGTACTGCAATTCTGCCGAATGATATATTGTTGAAACCTTCCTCTTCGGGTAAGCCGTTGTTAAAAAATAGAATCGTTATTAAAAAGTACAATCCCTCTGAAGCCTATGGTGAAATTGTTGTTAAAAGCAACAGCCTTTTTAAAGAATATTACAAGAACAAAAAGCTGACACAGATTAAATTGCAAAATAAGTTTTACTTTACTGGAGATTACGGCTATGTAGATGAGGATGGATACGTGTATATTAAATTTAAGCGTGAGGACTTGATTGTTACCGGCGGAGAAAATGTTGACCCGAACGAAGTTAAAACAGCAATTGAAAAAATTAACTGTGTAAAAGAAACCTATGTTTTTGGAATAGATGATAAAAAATGGGGACAAAAAATCTGTGCAGCCGTCGTTTTAAAACGAAATAGTACAATTACACAAGAAGAATTGAAAACATTATTAAGAAAAAAATTAGCAGGCTATAAAATTCCTAAAGAGATTTTTTTCCTTAAAAAATTACCAAAGACTGAACTTGGGAAAGTTATTAAGACTGAACTATTAAATTTGGCAATTCTAAAAATTGTTTAG
- the menB gene encoding 1,4-dihydroxy-2-naphthoyl-CoA synthase, whose protein sequence is MKYKWQKAKDYTDIIYEKMDGIAKITINRPEKRNAFRPETVLEMHDAFNDAREDSSIGVILLTGKGPAKDGKYAFCSGGDQSIRGDKGYVGKDGVPRLNILDVQKQIRSIPKPVIALVAGYAIGGGHVLHVVCDLTIAAENAVFGQTGPKVGSFDGGFGASYLARIVGQKKAREIWYLCRQYNAQEALEMGLVNKVVPLEQLEDEGIAWAKEILQKSPLAIRLLKSAFNAELDGQAGIQELAGNATLLYYMTDEAQEGRNAYNEKRKPDFSKFPRVP, encoded by the coding sequence ATGAAATACAAATGGCAAAAAGCAAAAGACTACACCGATATCATCTACGAAAAGATGGATGGTATAGCAAAAATTACTATTAATCGTCCAGAAAAGAGAAATGCCTTCCGGCCTGAAACCGTTTTAGAAATGCACGATGCTTTTAACGATGCACGCGAAGACTCTTCAATTGGTGTGATTTTGCTTACTGGAAAAGGTCCAGCTAAAGATGGCAAATATGCATTTTGTTCGGGTGGTGACCAATCAATCCGGGGTGATAAAGGGTATGTAGGAAAAGATGGCGTGCCAAGACTTAACATACTTGATGTGCAAAAGCAAATACGAAGTATTCCGAAACCAGTTATTGCGTTAGTTGCCGGCTATGCAATTGGAGGCGGACATGTTCTTCACGTTGTATGCGACCTTACTATTGCTGCCGAAAATGCAGTGTTTGGTCAAACCGGTCCAAAGGTTGGAAGCTTCGACGGCGGATTTGGTGCAAGTTATTTGGCTCGGATAGTTGGACAAAAAAAAGCAAGAGAAATTTGGTACTTGTGCCGTCAATATAATGCTCAAGAAGCTTTGGAAATGGGATTGGTAAATAAAGTTGTACCTTTAGAACAATTGGAAGATGAAGGAATTGCCTGGGCAAAAGAAATTTTACAGAAAAGTCCCCTCGCAATTAGACTTCTTAAATCTGCTTTTAATGCAGAATTAGATGGACAAGCAGGCATTCAAGAACTTGCCGGCAATGCAACCTTGTTATATTATATGACTGATGAAGCGCAAGAAGGCAGAAATGCTTACAACGAAAAAAGAAAGCCAGATTTTTCTAAGTTTCCTAGAGTACCTTAA
- a CDS encoding 1,4-dihydroxy-2-naphthoate polyprenyltransferase — protein MLRSTAKSLSKLDSWVLASRPKTLPAAVVPVVVGSALAIHDGKFNALASLIALTCSLLIQIGTNFANDLYDFLAGTDKKDRVGPTRVLASGLIKTAEMKIAIALVFGATFLLGLYLVYLGGWPILIIGILSILAGLAYTAGPFPLAYNGLGDIFVFLFFGFVGTVGTYYVQTLTVTTLSILSSIPVGALITNILVVNNYRDIEEDFNNGKFTLAVKFGERFSRVQYVIFMILSYAVLFFVYFFHKQSLIVFLPVLTLPMSLKLVRMIYTHKGKELNKTLELTARLSAIYGFLFAIGILI, from the coding sequence ATGTTACGTTCAACTGCTAAATCACTTAGTAAACTCGATAGCTGGGTGTTAGCAAGCAGACCCAAAACTTTACCTGCTGCTGTTGTACCTGTGGTTGTTGGTAGTGCACTTGCAATTCACGATGGCAAATTTAACGCCCTCGCTTCTCTAATTGCCTTAACTTGTTCGTTATTAATTCAAATTGGGACTAACTTTGCAAATGACCTTTACGATTTTTTAGCCGGTACTGATAAAAAAGATAGAGTTGGACCAACTCGTGTCCTTGCCTCCGGCCTTATTAAAACTGCTGAAATGAAAATTGCAATAGCCTTAGTTTTTGGTGCTACATTTCTCTTAGGATTATATTTGGTTTATTTGGGCGGCTGGCCGATTCTAATAATTGGTATTTTGTCAATTCTGGCGGGACTTGCATACACGGCCGGGCCATTTCCATTAGCTTATAACGGCTTGGGTGATATCTTTGTGTTCCTCTTTTTTGGGTTCGTCGGTACCGTCGGTACTTATTATGTCCAAACATTAACAGTTACAACCCTTTCTATTCTTTCTTCAATTCCTGTCGGCGCATTAATAACTAATATTCTTGTCGTAAATAACTACAGAGATATCGAAGAAGATTTTAATAACGGGAAATTTACTTTAGCTGTAAAATTTGGTGAAAGATTCTCACGTGTACAATACGTAATTTTTATGATTTTATCTTATGCTGTACTATTTTTTGTTTACTTTTTCCATAAACAAAGTTTAATTGTTTTCCTCCCAGTATTAACCCTGCCAATGTCTTTAAAACTCGTTAGAATGATTTACACACATAAAGGAAAAGAGTTAAATAAAACCTTAGAATTAACTGCCCGCTTATCAGCTATTTATGGATTTTTATTTGCCATCGGAATTTTGATATGA